One Pyrococcus furiosus DSM 3638 genomic region harbors:
- a CDS encoding tRNA (guanine(37)-N1)-methyltransferase Trm5b, with product MVLAVKVPTKLGEQVRRKLIELGKFDERYKIRREGGFLLIPVKEPIEGFEIIEADLEPKEIRPRSYKEVVNIPEELRRYLPTSFDIIGDLAVVEIPEELKGYEKEIGKAILKVHKGIRGVFAKGSKIVGEYRVRELIHLAGENRTETLHKENGIRLKLDISKVYFSPRLATERMRVFNMAKEGEVVFDMFAGVGPYSILLSRKAKLVFACDINPWAIKYLEENIRLNKSFNVIPILGDVRKVSGLIKADRIIMNLPKFAKDFLPYAFESAKPGSVIHYYGFGPESDPYGEHIKEIEKVANEFSFKIEILGKRIVRNYAPRQYNIAIDFKVIS from the coding sequence ATGGTGTTGGCAGTTAAGGTTCCAACGAAGTTGGGAGAGCAAGTTCGAAGAAAGCTCATCGAATTGGGTAAATTTGACGAAAGGTATAAAATAAGAAGAGAGGGAGGTTTTCTTCTAATTCCTGTGAAGGAACCTATAGAAGGATTTGAGATAATTGAAGCTGACCTTGAACCTAAAGAAATAAGGCCCAGGAGCTACAAAGAAGTCGTTAATATCCCCGAAGAGTTAAGAAGGTATCTTCCCACTTCATTTGATATAATTGGTGATCTTGCAGTAGTTGAGATTCCAGAGGAGCTAAAAGGGTATGAAAAGGAAATTGGAAAAGCTATTCTTAAAGTTCACAAAGGCATTCGAGGTGTCTTCGCTAAAGGGAGCAAAATCGTGGGAGAATATAGGGTTAGAGAACTAATCCACTTAGCTGGAGAAAATAGAACTGAAACTCTCCATAAAGAGAATGGGATTCGATTGAAGTTAGATATTTCAAAAGTGTATTTCTCTCCGAGATTAGCTACAGAAAGAATGCGGGTTTTCAACATGGCTAAAGAGGGAGAGGTTGTATTTGACATGTTTGCCGGGGTTGGCCCATATTCTATTCTTCTCTCAAGGAAAGCAAAGCTTGTTTTTGCATGTGACATTAACCCCTGGGCTATAAAGTATCTAGAAGAAAATATTAGATTAAACAAGTCCTTCAATGTGATTCCAATACTAGGAGACGTTCGAAAAGTATCTGGCTTAATAAAAGCTGATCGTATAATAATGAACCTTCCTAAATTTGCTAAAGATTTCTTGCCTTATGCCTTTGAGAGCGCTAAACCTGGGAGCGTAATTCACTACTATGGGTTTGGTCCCGAAAGTGATCCCTATGGGGAACATATAAAGGAGATCGAGAAAGTGGCAAATGAATTTAGCTTTAAAATTGAGATATTGGGAAAGAGAATAGTTAGAAACTATGCACCGCGTCAGTATAACATTGCAATAGACTTTAAGGTTATCTCTTGA
- a CDS encoding prenyltransferase/squalene oxidase repeat-containing protein, with product MGSKLSRYINLEKVLNYIEKRRHEDGGYCFVSQLDDTNINDTYYAVKIYSLLGIEVPEKEKTIEFLYSSAKPQAATVAIAMAVEALSILGAKNLAEEKMNLLFKKYNPMEDKFAVGLGGSEEFGTATPLEATYWVMRAMKAVNYNPSNEMRKGIIEFVHKFKLGDAYGVTHPTTTMTYQALYTLDFLGIREDTRHFELCEVCGDWGGFTEVPNSLPPYIEPTFYALRGLELLGRKAKCIEAHIKFIRSLQNQNGGFRRSYELGISNFQNTYRALASLDILLRWL from the coding sequence ATGGGCTCGAAGCTCTCTAGGTACATAAATTTGGAAAAGGTTTTGAACTATATTGAGAAAAGGCGTCATGAGGATGGAGGTTACTGTTTTGTCTCCCAACTTGATGATACAAACATAAATGATACCTACTATGCCGTAAAGATATATTCACTCCTGGGAATTGAAGTTCCAGAAAAAGAAAAGACAATTGAGTTCCTTTATAGCTCAGCCAAACCACAGGCTGCTACTGTTGCTATTGCCATGGCAGTTGAGGCGCTTTCAATTTTAGGAGCTAAGAACTTGGCAGAGGAGAAAATGAATCTATTGTTCAAAAAATATAATCCCATGGAGGATAAGTTTGCAGTAGGTCTTGGAGGGAGTGAGGAGTTTGGTACAGCAACACCTTTGGAGGCAACTTATTGGGTAATGAGAGCTATGAAGGCAGTAAACTACAATCCCTCTAATGAAATGAGAAAGGGAATCATAGAGTTTGTGCATAAATTCAAGCTGGGAGATGCATATGGAGTAACACATCCAACTACCACAATGACTTACCAGGCTCTCTACACTCTAGATTTCCTAGGAATAAGGGAAGATACAAGACACTTTGAACTTTGTGAAGTTTGTGGAGACTGGGGAGGCTTTACTGAAGTGCCCAATTCACTACCTCCATATATAGAGCCAACATTCTATGCTCTAAGGGGATTAGAACTGCTGGGAAGGAAAGCAAAATGCATTGAGGCTCATATTAAGTTCATAAGGTCTCTACAAAATCAAAATGGTGGGTTTAGGAGAAGTTATGAATTAGGTATATCAAACTTTCAGAATACCTATAGAGCATTGGCAAGCCTTGATATATTGCTAAGGTGGCTATGA
- a CDS encoding phosphoglycolate phosphatase, with the protein MKIKAISLDIDGTITYPNRMIHEEALQAIRKAESLGVPIMLVTGNTVQFAEAASILIGTSGPVVAEDGGAISYKKKRIFLTSMDEEWILWGELKKRFPNVKTSHTMPDRRAGLVIMRETIDVETVRKLIKELNLNLVAVDSGFAIHVKKPWINKGSGIEKACELLGLNPKEVAHVGDGENDLDAFKVVGYRIAVAQAPKILKENADYITQNEYGKGGAEAIYHILEKFGYI; encoded by the coding sequence ATGAAGATAAAAGCAATCTCTTTAGACATTGATGGGACGATCACTTATCCGAATAGAATGATTCATGAAGAGGCATTACAAGCAATAAGAAAAGCGGAAAGTCTTGGAGTTCCAATTATGCTAGTAACTGGCAATACGGTTCAATTTGCGGAGGCTGCAAGCATCTTAATAGGAACTTCTGGACCTGTGGTTGCTGAAGATGGAGGAGCAATTTCTTACAAAAAGAAAAGAATTTTCCTAACTAGTATGGATGAAGAATGGATACTTTGGGGTGAGCTAAAGAAGAGGTTTCCCAACGTAAAAACTAGTCACACAATGCCAGACAGAAGAGCAGGTTTAGTGATTATGAGAGAGACGATAGATGTTGAAACGGTAAGAAAGCTCATTAAGGAGCTCAACTTAAATTTAGTGGCCGTTGATTCAGGATTTGCAATCCATGTGAAGAAGCCTTGGATAAATAAAGGAAGTGGAATAGAAAAGGCGTGTGAACTACTGGGGCTAAATCCAAAAGAAGTTGCTCATGTTGGAGATGGAGAAAATGATCTTGACGCTTTCAAAGTTGTTGGGTACAGAATTGCCGTTGCCCAAGCTCCGAAAATTCTTAAAGAAAATGCAGATTATATAACACAAAATGAATATGGAAAAGGAGGAGCAGAGGCAATATACCACATATTAGAAAAATTTGGATACATATAA
- a CDS encoding acetyl ornithine aminotransferase family protein has product MELRPNVKEIPGPKAREIIEKHHKYMATTTNDPNEYFLVIERAEGVYWIDVDGNVILDFSSGIGVLNVGLRNPRVVEAIKKQLDLVLHAAGTDYYNPYQVALAEKLVQITPGDFEKKVFLSNSGTEANEAALKIAKWSTNRKMFIAFIGAFHGRTHGTMSLTASKPVQRSRMFPTMPGVEHVPYPNPYRNPWHIDGYENPDELINRVLEYIEEYLFSHYVPAEEVAGIVFEPIQGEGGYVVPPRNFFKELKKLADKYGILLIDDEVQMGIGRTGKMWAIEHFGIAPDIITTAKALGGGIPIGATIFRKDLDFGVSGVHSNTFGGNAVAAAAALAVMEELENGLLENVQKLEPLFRERLEEMKEKYEIIGDVRGIGLAWGVEFVKDRKTKEYATKERNEVVVEALKRGLALLGCGKSAIRLIPPLIISEEEAKIGLDIFEEAIRVVSERYGYKIH; this is encoded by the coding sequence ATGGAGTTAAGGCCAAATGTTAAAGAAATCCCAGGTCCAAAGGCGAGAGAAATAATAGAGAAACACCACAAATACATGGCAACTACCACCAATGATCCCAATGAGTACTTCTTAGTTATTGAGAGAGCGGAGGGAGTTTACTGGATTGATGTGGATGGAAATGTAATCCTCGACTTCTCTTCAGGAATTGGTGTTCTCAATGTTGGATTAAGGAATCCTAGGGTTGTTGAGGCCATAAAGAAGCAGTTGGACTTAGTTCTTCATGCTGCTGGAACAGACTACTATAATCCATATCAAGTTGCCTTGGCAGAAAAGCTTGTTCAAATAACACCTGGAGATTTCGAGAAGAAAGTATTCTTGAGCAACAGTGGAACTGAGGCCAACGAGGCAGCACTAAAGATAGCAAAGTGGTCCACAAACAGAAAGATGTTCATTGCATTTATAGGGGCATTCCACGGAAGAACTCATGGAACAATGAGCCTCACCGCTAGTAAGCCCGTTCAGAGGAGCAGGATGTTCCCAACAATGCCTGGTGTTGAGCACGTTCCTTATCCAAACCCATACAGAAATCCCTGGCACATTGATGGTTATGAGAACCCAGACGAACTCATAAATAGAGTTCTGGAGTACATAGAGGAATATCTCTTTAGTCACTATGTTCCAGCAGAAGAGGTTGCAGGAATAGTCTTTGAGCCAATTCAGGGAGAGGGTGGTTACGTCGTTCCCCCAAGGAACTTCTTCAAGGAACTAAAGAAGCTGGCTGACAAGTACGGCATACTCTTAATTGATGACGAGGTTCAAATGGGAATTGGTAGAACTGGAAAGATGTGGGCAATTGAGCACTTTGGAATAGCCCCAGATATCATCACTACAGCAAAGGCTCTTGGTGGAGGCATTCCAATTGGAGCTACAATCTTCAGAAAGGATTTGGACTTTGGAGTTAGTGGAGTGCACAGCAATACCTTTGGAGGAAATGCCGTAGCCGCAGCAGCTGCACTTGCAGTAATGGAGGAGTTGGAGAATGGATTGTTAGAGAATGTCCAGAAATTAGAGCCCCTGTTCAGGGAGAGACTTGAAGAAATGAAGGAGAAGTATGAGATCATAGGAGATGTCAGAGGTATAGGCCTTGCATGGGGTGTAGAATTCGTAAAGGACAGAAAGACCAAGGAATATGCAACTAAGGAGAGAAATGAAGTAGTAGTTGAGGCTCTTAAGAGAGGTCTAGCATTGCTAGGGTGTGGAAAGAGTGCCATAAGACTAATTCCACCACTAATAATCAGCGAAGAGGAGGCCAAGATAGGACTTGACATATTTGAGGAAGCAATAAGGGTAGTCAGTGAGAGGTATGGATATAAGATCCACTAG
- the trxB gene encoding thioredoxin-disulfide reductase yields MFSLGGLTKSSVDTSKVWDVIIIGAGPAGYTAAIYAARFGLDTLIITKDLGGNMALTDLIENYPGFPEGISGAELSKRMYEQVRKYGVDVIFDEVVRIDPAECAYYEGPCKFTIKTANGMEYKSRTVIIAVGAEPRKLNVPGEKEFTGRGVSYCATCDGPLFVGKEVIVVGGGNTALQEALYLHSIGVKVTLVHRRDKFRADKILQDRFREAGIPAILNTVVTEIRGKDKVESVVLKNVKTGETFEKKVDGVFIFIGYEPKTDFVKHLGITDEYGYIKVDMYMRTKVPGIFAAGDITNVFKQIAVAVGQGAIAANSAKEFLENWNKKDVE; encoded by the coding sequence ATGTTCAGTTTAGGAGGATTAACAAAGAGTAGTGTTGATACTAGCAAAGTATGGGATGTTATTATCATCGGAGCTGGTCCAGCTGGATACACAGCAGCAATTTATGCTGCAAGATTTGGACTTGATACACTCATCATCACAAAAGATCTTGGTGGAAATATGGCATTGACAGACCTAATAGAAAATTATCCAGGATTTCCAGAAGGGATAAGTGGAGCAGAGCTTTCAAAAAGAATGTACGAGCAAGTAAGGAAGTATGGGGTAGATGTAATTTTTGATGAAGTAGTAAGAATTGACCCAGCCGAATGTGCATATTATGAAGGACCATGTAAGTTCACAATAAAGACTGCAAACGGTATGGAATATAAGTCGAGAACTGTGATAATAGCCGTTGGAGCAGAACCAAGGAAATTAAACGTCCCAGGAGAGAAAGAGTTCACTGGTAGGGGAGTTAGCTACTGTGCTACCTGTGATGGCCCTCTATTTGTTGGTAAAGAGGTAATTGTTGTTGGTGGAGGAAATACTGCCTTACAGGAGGCTCTATATCTTCACAGTATAGGAGTTAAAGTTACCTTGGTTCACAGAAGAGATAAATTCAGGGCAGATAAGATACTTCAAGATAGATTTAGGGAGGCAGGAATTCCTGCGATACTTAACACCGTTGTTACTGAAATTAGAGGAAAAGATAAAGTGGAAAGTGTAGTTCTGAAGAACGTTAAGACAGGAGAAACATTCGAGAAAAAAGTTGATGGTGTGTTTATCTTTATCGGATACGAGCCAAAGACAGACTTTGTAAAACATCTGGGGATCACTGATGAATACGGCTATATAAAGGTAGATATGTACATGAGGACAAAGGTTCCTGGTATATTTGCAGCAGGAGACATCACAAATGTTTTCAAGCAGATTGCAGTTGCAGTGGGACAAGGAGCCATAGCTGCCAACTCTGCAAAAGAATTCCTAGAGAACTGGAACAAAAAGGATGTTGAGTAA
- a CDS encoding monovalent cation/H+ antiporter subunit E, with product MSFITAFIWAYFLWLVLTAGSKGMLWSTQELIAGLIFASIVGYSTRNIIGEKASRFLNPVKWILFVAYAPVLFWGMVKANLDVAYRVITGKIRPGIVRVPVELENDAQYTILSNSITLTPGTLTVEACPEEKALYVHWINIPEGLEWPENSEPVSGPFEKWARRLGA from the coding sequence ATGTCCTTCATAACAGCATTTATATGGGCTTACTTCCTCTGGCTTGTTTTAACAGCAGGGAGTAAAGGAATGCTATGGAGTACCCAGGAACTCATAGCTGGACTGATATTTGCCTCAATAGTAGGGTATTCAACCAGAAACATTATCGGAGAAAAAGCCTCACGGTTCTTAAATCCAGTAAAATGGATACTATTTGTTGCTTATGCTCCTGTCCTATTCTGGGGAATGGTAAAAGCAAACTTAGATGTCGCTTACAGAGTTATCACAGGGAAAATAAGGCCCGGAATTGTTAGAGTTCCAGTAGAGTTAGAGAACGATGCTCAGTACACAATTTTGTCCAACTCAATAACCCTCACCCCAGGTACCCTAACCGTTGAAGCATGCCCAGAGGAGAAAGCTCTCTACGTTCACTGGATAAACATTCCAGAAGGTTTAGAATGGCCTGAAAACTCAGAACCCGTCTCTGGACCATTTGAAAAATGGGCTAGGAGGTTAGGGGCATGA
- a CDS encoding cation:proton antiporter, with amino-acid sequence MIFFYATLLIGIAGIITFIRLALGPTVPDRVVAVDTLNTLIVAIMLLLGAAYERAIYIDIAIVYALLSYVGTLVIAKYLQGGLQ; translated from the coding sequence ATGATATTCTTTTATGCAACTCTCCTAATAGGAATTGCCGGAATCATAACATTCATCAGACTAGCCTTAGGCCCCACAGTCCCAGATAGAGTTGTTGCGGTCGATACGCTAAACACCCTCATTGTTGCGATAATGCTTCTCCTGGGGGCAGCTTATGAAAGAGCAATATACATTGACATAGCGATAGTATACGCTCTTCTAAGCTATGTCGGAACCCTTGTTATAGCAAAATATCTGCAGGGGGGATTGCAATGA
- the mnhG gene encoding monovalent cation/H(+) antiporter subunit G, translated as MIAYYLIIAFLGISVTFNMLGSIALHRFPDVYTRLHGATKCTTFGTIFAALAVITHAIVKLQATGNPKYLQMAIHSFVAMLALLLTNPVGAHAIAKAAHKTGYLPKRAVVDAYLEKERGEKNES; from the coding sequence ATGATTGCATATTATCTCATAATAGCATTCCTGGGAATTAGTGTTACCTTTAACATGCTTGGGAGCATAGCCCTCCACAGATTTCCGGACGTTTATACAAGGCTTCATGGAGCAACAAAATGTACAACCTTCGGAACGATCTTCGCCGCTTTAGCTGTCATAACACACGCAATAGTGAAACTTCAAGCCACAGGAAATCCAAAGTACCTCCAGATGGCAATACACAGCTTTGTTGCAATGTTAGCATTGCTATTAACTAACCCAGTTGGTGCCCACGCAATAGCAAAGGCAGCACACAAGACAGGGTATCTACCAAAGAGAGCTGTTGTTGATGCATATCTCGAAAAAGAAAGGGGTGAGAAAAATGAATCTTGA
- a CDS encoding DUF4040 domain-containing protein, giving the protein MNLDMIIQFIVLGGIILSSVLMIVTRDLLVAVLASAAMSLLLSLEFYMLHAPDVAIAEAAVGAGVVTALVMYAISKTERWEREAP; this is encoded by the coding sequence ATGAATCTTGACATGATTATTCAGTTCATCGTATTGGGAGGAATTATACTTTCCTCAGTCTTAATGATCGTTACAAGAGACCTCCTTGTTGCAGTATTGGCTTCTGCAGCCATGAGCCTACTCTTGAGCTTGGAATTCTACATGCTCCACGCTCCAGATGTTGCCATAGCTGAAGCTGCAGTTGGGGCTGGGGTTGTTACTGCTTTGGTTATGTATGCCATCTCAAAAACAGAGAGATGGGAGCGTGAAGCCCCATGA
- the mbhE gene encoding hydrogen gas-evolving membrane-bound hydrogenase subunit E: MKRALGFLSLLVIFASLLVALSPEYGIKFGVGGEDWLKYRYTDNYYIEHGIEEVGGTNIVTDIVFDYRGYDTLGEATVLFTAIAGAVALLRPWRREENE; the protein is encoded by the coding sequence ATGAAAAGAGCTTTAGGATTCCTTTCATTGCTTGTAATATTTGCTAGCCTTTTGGTGGCCCTAAGCCCAGAATACGGGATAAAGTTTGGAGTTGGAGGAGAGGACTGGCTAAAATACAGATACACAGACAACTATTACATTGAACATGGAATTGAGGAAGTGGGGGGAACAAACATAGTCACGGACATAGTGTTTGACTACAGAGGATACGATACCTTGGGTGAAGCTACTGTTCTCTTTACGGCCATAGCAGGTGCAGTGGCACTCTTAAGACCCTGGAGGAGGGAGGAGAATGAATGA
- a CDS encoding Na(+)/H(+) antiporter subunit B, which produces MNEDMGVIVRTNARALIPFIGIFGAYIVTHGHLTPGGGFQGGATIAGAGVLFLIAFGVKAAKEKINKNLYSALEGLGGLVFLGAAMLGLSVAFFYNILWHEGPIFNSSPGTLLSAGFLPIMNLGVGLKVFTGLVSALFALSVFRRWKS; this is translated from the coding sequence ATGAATGAAGATATGGGAGTTATAGTTAGAACTAACGCGAGGGCTTTGATACCTTTCATAGGAATATTCGGAGCTTACATAGTTACGCATGGTCACCTTACCCCAGGTGGTGGATTCCAGGGAGGAGCAACTATAGCCGGAGCTGGAGTGCTATTCCTGATCGCCTTTGGAGTTAAAGCCGCGAAAGAAAAGATAAACAAAAATCTATACTCAGCGCTCGAAGGACTTGGCGGTTTAGTCTTCCTGGGAGCAGCAATGCTAGGTTTAAGTGTGGCATTCTTCTACAACATTCTATGGCACGAAGGACCCATCTTCAATAGCTCTCCTGGGACTCTTCTGTCTGCAGGATTCCTCCCCATAATGAACTTGGGGGTTGGGCTGAAGGTGTTCACAGGCCTAGTATCAGCTCTATTTGCCCTCAGCGTATTTAGGAGGTGGAAGTCATGA
- a CDS encoding NADH-quinone oxidoreductase subunit K — translation MIAFQYLTATIMILLGIYALLYKRNLIKLVLALNLIDSGIHLLLISEGYRMENGIPPTAPIYTGYEGGAMVAPIPQALVLTSIVIGVCVLSLAIALTVNAYRHYGTLDVTKLRRLRG, via the coding sequence ATGATCGCATTTCAATATCTAACGGCAACAATTATGATTTTACTAGGAATTTACGCCTTACTTTACAAGAGGAACTTGATTAAATTAGTACTTGCTCTCAACCTAATTGACTCCGGAATACACCTTCTCCTGATAAGTGAAGGATACAGAATGGAAAACGGAATACCTCCAACTGCCCCAATATACACCGGGTATGAAGGAGGAGCGATGGTGGCTCCAATTCCCCAAGCATTAGTTCTCACAAGCATAGTTATTGGAGTATGTGTGCTATCCTTAGCTATTGCCCTTACTGTCAACGCATACAGGCATTATGGAACTTTGGATGTAACAAAGCTTAGGAGGTTGAGAGGATGA
- a CDS encoding proton-conducting transporter membrane subunit → MTWLPFIIIIPLLGAFSMPIVSLLKGKAKEIWASMISFATLIVGIQVFREVWSKGTIVYTLGAPNPFGKATFPIRIVWEVDKFGALMVLIVTFVSFLAVIYSIEYMKHDTGLEKFYTLILILELGMLGIAITGDIFNFYVFLEIMSIASYALVAFRNDTWEGIEAGIKYMFAGSLASSFVLLGIALLYGQYGTLTMGYLAVKIAENPTIVAKVALALFIGGLLFKSGAAPVHMWLADAHPAAPSSISAMLSGLVIKIGGIYAIARIVFSIFSPTINLGTIGWIIIIFACITLIVGNAMAVVQEDLKRLLAYSSVGQIGYILLGLGIGMVAYGTRVGEIALAGAIYHTVNHALMKALLFLVAGAVIHEIGTRNMNELSGLAKTMPKTTFAFLIGAAAIVGLPPLNGFASKWLIYESSALFNPILGAIAVIGTVFCTAAYVRALFTFFGRPSEKVTNARDPGIAMMLPMIILVVTIIVMGFFPWQISDRIMVPTARALWDVIDYISSLMGGG, encoded by the coding sequence ATGACCTGGTTACCATTCATCATTATCATTCCCCTCTTAGGGGCATTTTCAATGCCTATAGTGAGCCTACTAAAGGGCAAAGCAAAGGAAATTTGGGCGTCTATGATAAGTTTTGCAACCCTCATTGTCGGAATACAAGTCTTTAGAGAAGTCTGGAGCAAAGGGACAATAGTCTATACGTTAGGAGCACCAAATCCCTTTGGAAAAGCAACGTTCCCAATTAGAATAGTCTGGGAAGTTGACAAGTTTGGGGCCCTAATGGTTCTAATAGTGACTTTCGTTAGTTTCCTAGCGGTCATATACTCTATTGAGTATATGAAGCACGACACTGGACTAGAGAAGTTCTACACCCTAATCTTAATACTAGAGCTTGGGATGCTCGGAATAGCGATAACTGGAGATATATTCAACTTCTATGTCTTCCTAGAGATAATGAGCATCGCAAGCTATGCACTTGTTGCATTCAGGAATGACACATGGGAAGGAATTGAAGCCGGCATAAAGTACATGTTTGCAGGGTCATTGGCAAGTAGCTTTGTTCTTCTGGGGATAGCCCTTCTCTATGGGCAATATGGAACACTTACCATGGGTTATCTTGCTGTAAAGATTGCGGAAAACCCAACAATAGTAGCGAAAGTTGCCCTTGCCCTCTTCATAGGTGGATTACTCTTCAAGAGTGGTGCTGCTCCAGTTCACATGTGGCTAGCAGATGCACACCCAGCCGCTCCAAGCTCAATCTCAGCAATGCTTTCAGGTCTCGTAATTAAGATAGGAGGAATTTACGCAATAGCAAGGATAGTGTTCAGCATATTCTCTCCAACGATAAATCTTGGGACAATAGGGTGGATAATAATAATCTTCGCATGCATTACTCTAATAGTTGGAAACGCAATGGCAGTTGTGCAAGAAGACTTGAAGAGACTGCTCGCATATTCTTCAGTGGGACAGATTGGCTACATTCTCCTGGGACTCGGAATAGGAATGGTGGCTTATGGAACTAGAGTAGGTGAAATAGCATTGGCAGGTGCAATATACCACACTGTAAATCATGCGCTAATGAAGGCACTCCTCTTCCTTGTTGCAGGTGCTGTCATTCACGAAATTGGAACTAGAAACATGAACGAGCTGAGCGGATTGGCAAAGACGATGCCAAAAACAACCTTTGCCTTTCTGATTGGAGCAGCTGCAATTGTTGGTCTACCTCCTCTAAATGGATTTGCAAGTAAGTGGCTTATCTACGAAAGCTCAGCTCTGTTCAATCCAATATTAGGTGCAATTGCTGTCATTGGGACAGTGTTTTGTACAGCAGCCTATGTAAGGGCATTATTCACATTCTTCGGAAGGCCAAGTGAAAAGGTCACGAATGCAAGAGACCCAGGAATAGCTATGATGCTTCCAATGATAATTCTTGTAGTGACAATAATAGTCATGGGCTTCTTCCCATGGCAAATAAGTGACAGAATAATGGTTCCAACAGCGAGAGCCCTTTGGGATGTAATTGACTATATTTCATCCTTAATGGGAGGTGGATGA
- a CDS encoding NADH-quinone oxidoreductase subunit B family protein codes for MTNNSERKRLEKRIAQLCKFIGRSPWVFHVNSGSCNGCDIEIIAALTPRYDAERFGVKLVGSPRHADILLVTGPVTNQSLERVKLVYEQTPDPKIVIAIGACPTGGSVFYESPFTNAPLDRIIPVDVFVPGCPPRPEAILHGVVLALEKLAKMIKGEVPPEEGEENE; via the coding sequence TTGACTAACAATTCGGAGAGAAAAAGGTTGGAGAAGAGAATTGCCCAACTATGTAAGTTCATTGGAAGGTCCCCCTGGGTCTTTCACGTAAACTCAGGTTCATGTAATGGATGTGACATTGAGATAATCGCAGCATTAACTCCAAGATATGATGCGGAAAGATTTGGAGTAAAGCTAGTGGGAAGTCCAAGACATGCCGACATTCTTTTAGTCACCGGTCCAGTTACAAACCAAAGCCTCGAGAGAGTAAAGCTAGTGTATGAACAAACACCAGATCCCAAGATAGTAATAGCCATTGGAGCCTGCCCAACTGGAGGAAGCGTCTTCTATGAAAGCCCATTTACAAATGCCCCACTTGACAGGATAATCCCAGTAGACGTCTTTGTCCCAGGATGTCCACCTAGGCCAGAGGCAATTCTCCATGGAGTCGTATTAGCTCTAGAAAAGCTTGCCAAGATGATAAAAGGTGAAGTTCCGCCTGAGGAAGGTGAGGAAAATGAGTAA
- a CDS encoding NADH-quinone oxidoreductase subunit C, producing MSKAEMVANKIKERFPNAEVVVKTNKWGRERVWVRISREEYKELMKFIRELDPEAHYSIGIEQDWGDELGFLNHILLFYDEPPGVSLLIDVHAPKDNPVLPDTSDIFPISLQFEREGMEMVGLDFEGAPDKRRLFLPDDFPEGIYPLRTDEKGVPEEMVKNAGHPYLLRREKK from the coding sequence ATGAGTAAAGCTGAAATGGTTGCAAATAAGATAAAGGAGAGGTTTCCAAACGCTGAAGTTGTAGTAAAAACCAACAAGTGGGGAAGAGAAAGAGTCTGGGTTAGAATATCTAGAGAGGAATACAAAGAGCTAATGAAATTTATAAGGGAACTTGACCCCGAAGCCCACTATTCAATTGGAATCGAGCAAGATTGGGGAGATGAGCTTGGATTTCTGAATCATATCCTCTTATTCTACGACGAGCCCCCTGGGGTATCTCTGCTAATTGATGTCCATGCTCCAAAAGATAATCCCGTACTACCAGACACTAGCGATATATTCCCAATATCATTGCAATTTGAAAGGGAAGGAATGGAAATGGTGGGGCTTGACTTTGAAGGAGCTCCAGATAAGAGAAGACTCTTCTTACCAGACGACTTTCCAGAGGGAATATACCCATTAAGAACTGATGAAAAAGGTGTTCCGGAGGAGATGGTCAAAAACGCTGGCCACCCATACCTTCTCAGGAGGGAGAAGAAATGA